In one Hallerella porci genomic region, the following are encoded:
- a CDS encoding zincin-like metallopeptidase domain-containing protein has translation MNRFESTEAYYAVLFHELVHSTGVELKRFKEDERDSDGDYSREELVAEIGSCYLQNLCGMNTETRKRQSSAYISGWLKHLTDNKKDFTSACTRAEKAVKFILGELELKEE, from the coding sequence ATGAATCGTTTCGAATCTACCGAAGCTTATTACGCGGTATTATTTCACGAACTTGTCCACTCGACTGGCGTTGAATTGAAGCGGTTCAAAGAAGACGAACGCGATTCCGATGGTGATTACAGCCGTGAAGAACTGGTTGCAGAAATTGGAAGCTGCTACCTGCAAAACCTCTGCGGAATGAATACGGAAACTCGCAAGCGTCAATCCTCGGCGTATATTTCCGGATGGCTGAAACATCTCACCGACAACAAAAAAGATTTCACCAGCGCATGCACGCGAGCCGAAAAAGCTGTGAAATTTATCCTCGGTGAACTTGAATTAAAAGAGGAGTGA